The Neorhizobium sp. NCHU2750 genome contains the following window.
GAGGCGGAACTGCTGACGGGCCGGGGAGCATCCAGTACCTGCGTCTTCAGCGCGGCTCGAGCCGGTCCGACATTTTCCCCAAGCTGATTGCCATGCAGAAGAGCCTGAAGGCTCGGAACTTCGCCGTTTTCCGGATTACCGGCGCAGGCTTGCCGAACAAGCGCAAGCTGGTCTGCGAACTGGAAAACTGGGGCACGGGTGCTGGCGAAGAGCGGGTGCGCCTGCTGCATGAGGTCGAGGACATCCTGCTCGATCATATTGAAATGTCGCTTCTGCCGCTGATCTGGAATGGTTCGGGTGCCGCAAGTGTCGCGAATGCGGGCGAGTTTGCCCCGCTGATCCGCAGGCTGGAGCCGACCGGACTGTCTTTCGCCGGTCTGGTCTTCCCGGTGCGTCTCGGCGCTCTTGGAAACGGGTATGTGGCATTTTTCGGTGACCAGCTTGAGTTGACGGCCGATCTCGTTATCGAGCAGCACGTTCACAGTAGCCAGATCATGATGGACTTGCTCGCGCTCGACGAGCGTCGCAGCGTGCCGTCCGAATCGCTGAGCGAGCGCGAGATAACCTGCCTTCAATTGGCGGGTGACGGGCGAATAAGCGAAGAGATTGCCGAAAAGCTCGGCCTCTCCGTCCACACCGTCAACGCCTATCTCGGATCCGCGACGATCAAGCTCGACTCGGTCAACCGCATCCAGGCGATCGCCAAGGCAATCCGGCTCGGCTATATCACCTGACCCGGCCTGAGCTCACGGCCGAAAGACCGGGCCGTCAACGACGCTGGCCGCGCCTTGCCCTCAACGCATAGACCTTGTGAATGAGTTCCGCGACCGCCTTGTAGAACGGCGGCGGGATGATGCCATCCACGGTAACCTGCGCAAACATCGAGCGCGCCAGCGGCGGATCCTCGAAGATCGGGATGTTGTTGGCTTCGGCAACTTCGCGGATCTTCAACGCGACGAGGTCCTGCCCCTTCGCGAGGACCACCGGGGCATCGCTTTCCCCCTGGGCATAACGGAGTGCCACGGCGTAATGCGTCGGGTTGGCGATGACGAGTGTTGCACGGGGTACGTTGGCCATCATCCGGCGCCGCGCACGGTCGCGGCCGATGGAACGGATGCGGGCCTTGACGATCGGATCGCCTTGGGACTGCTTGAACTCGTCCTTCACTTCCTGTTTGGTCATCCGCATCATCGTGTACCAGTGATGCCGGGTCCAGAAAAAGTCGGCGACCGCCACGATGGCGGTGGCGAAGAGGATCACGATCATGATCTTCTTCATCACGCGCATCATCGTCACGATGATCACCTGCGGATCGGAAAAGAGCGCATCGATCGATCGGAAATAATCGTTGTGCAGGATGACGACCATGATGATCGACACAATGATGATCTTGAAAAGTGACTTGCCGAACTCGACCAGGCCCTGAACGCTGAACAGACGGCCCCAGCCCTTGACGATCGAGATCCGCTCGGCCTGCGGCGTGATCCGTTTGAGCACGAATTGCGGCATGTGCTGTGCCACGTTCGAGCCGATGCCGAAGGCGATGAACAGCACGGCAACAGGCAGCAGCATTCCACTCACGTCCCAGGCAAGCCGCACGGCCAGCGAGACGAGGTCGCTCGCCGATTGGATCGTCCATTGATCCGGCTCTTCGAAAATGTCACGCAGCGTCTCTGCAAGGCGTGCCGCGCCCTTTGGCAGGAAGAACACGAGGTAGATGTAGAAGGCGAGAGCCGAGGCGAATATCGGGACTTCGCGGGACGTGGGGATATTGCCCTCGGCAAACGCGTCCCGAATCTTTTTCTCGGTCGGGGCCTCTGTTTTACTGTCCTTGTCCTGATCGTCTGACACGAGCGTCTTCCTGGCGGTCTGCGCGCGACAACGCGAACGGTTCTTTCCAAAAACCCTAGTCCTGTGGCCGCAGACGGGCAATCGCGCGGCAGGCGGGCAGGGGCGTTTTCAACAGCGATTGGTGACGTCTTTACCCACAAACGCATAGACCCGAAAATCGCTGCCGATTTTCGGGTCTATTGCTCGTTTTCGTGCCCTCAGGCGTCGATCGTGGAGGATCAGGCGGCTGCGCCGGCGTCCTCTGCTTCCTTTTCCTTGAGCATGATCTGCCCGGAATTGGCCAGCCTGAGTGCTTCCTGCGCGATGGCGCGGCGGGCAATCGCGATTTCGCGCGGATTGGTGCCGGGCGTTTCGACCTGCAGGTCCGATTCGATCATGCGGCGCGCGCGCGGGCTGAGCGACGACAGCACGCTTTCGCGAAGCGCCGGCGACGATGTCCGGAGCGCCATGGTGATGACTTCGCCGGAAATGTCGTTGAGCAGCAGGACGCGGCTGCGCTGCGGCATGAGCAGGATGTCGTCGAACAGGAAGATCTTCGGGCGAACCTTGTTGACGGCCTCCTGGCTGATCTCCTCGAGCGAGGTGAGCAAGGTGTCGACATCGGGCTTGGTCAGTTCGTTCATCAGTTCGGCAACCTTGATCGGGCCGGCCGAATTCTTCTCGCGCTCGATCTCGCTGATCAGGTCGACGACCTTGTTCTCGATGATCTGGGCGGCCTTCGGGTTGACGTTCTTCAGGTTGACCGTACGGTTCATGATGTCGGCGCGCTGGCCATCGGGCAGCTTCAGAAGCACCTTGGCACCGAAGCCGGAAGGCAGCATCGACAGGATATAGGCAACCGTCTGCGGATGCTCGCGCAAGAGGAAGGCGGCAATGAAATCCGGCTCGGCTTCCTGCAGCCTGTCCCAGATGGATTCTTCATAGGACTGGAAGGCCATGCGGCGGCCAAGCAGCCCGTCGACTTCTTCGGGGGTAAGACCGGCCTCGAGAATGCTCTCGATGACCTTGGCATTGTCCATAAGGCCCGCGCCTTCGGTGAACAGGTCCTCGAACTCGTTGACCAGCTGTCCAAGCTCGTTCGGCGGAATGGTGCGCAGGGTCTGCGCTGCGGCGATGATCGCCTGCAGTTCCGCTTGGGTGAAATATTTGAGCAGCTTTCCGGCGACATTCTTTCCCATGGCAAGCAGCACAGCCGCTGCCTTTTCCGCCTGGGAAAGAGGTTTGTCTGTCAATGCCCCGCCGCCGAAGTCTTCAAAGTCCATCATGGTCTTTTCCTCTTTGCTTCAGACGTCAGGATCAGGATGTCCTGGAGCTCATGACTTCGATGAGCTTTACGCCGAAGCGGGTATCGTCGTCTTCGAGAACGGTGATCTCTCCACGAGCGATGCGGCGGCCGTTGACCGTGATGTCAACCGGTTCGCCAATCTTCTTGTCGAGCGCCACGACGGCACCCTCTTGCAGGTTCATCAGATTGGACACTGAAATACGACTCGTTCCAAGCACAACATGAACATCAATCGGGATATCCATGATCAGGTCAAGGTTCGTATGCAGGCCTGAGCCGGCTTTCCCACCCGTATCTCCGGCCGGGAAGTCGAAATCGCCGCCCGCGCCGGCGTCACTGCCGAAGGAGGGCAGTTCCGGGCTGGTTTCGGCGCCGGCGGGGAAGTCGAAGCCGAAACTGTCGTCGGCCGAAGGCGCGGTGCCATCGGCGTCATGCTTCATCACACCACGAAGGTCGTTGACCGCGTTGTCGAAGTCAAAGTCCGAACCTGATGTGTCCAGTGCGTTGTCTTCCGTCGAAGCTGTTTTCTTTGTCGCCATGAAATTAGCATTCCCGTTCCAAATTTATCGGCCACCGGCCTCGTCGCCCGGTCGCAGAACTCGCCTGCGTCAGCCGAGCAAATGTTTCAAAATGTCGTTTTCGTTGCTGACATTTTCCTTGACGCGAACCGTGTAGTTTTCGCCGCTCCTGCCGAACTCGCAATTATACATCTCGCGCCCGTTGGCGCTCACGTCGACGACGATCTCCTCGCTGTCGCGGAAGGCGATGACGTCGCCCGCCACCAGTTTCGAGATCGTTGCCAGAGTGAGGGCCTCCAGCGGGATCTTCGCCTCCAGCGTCACGCGCGAGCGGCGGACCTGCTCGGACATGCTTTCCGTCCACTTCTCGTGGTCGCGGGAAAGCTCGCCCTTGGGCTTTGGAAGCGTCACCGTGGTCTTCAACAGATATTGCTGCGGAATGACGAGGAAGAAGTCCGAGGTCACCTTGCCGAGCTTGATGCCGATGCGGATCGAGACGGCGAACGGATCGGCCGCGTCTTCCTCAGGCTTCAGCCGTGCATCGGCATTGTGCGGTGGCTCGATCGAAGGCTCGAAGCCGCCTGGTGCGTTGACACCCGAGCGCAGCACCTGGGCAATCTTGTCGAAGACCACCACGGAAAGCTCCAGTTCGATCTGCGAAAGCTGCCGCGTCGGCGGCTGGAAGATGGTTTCGGGCATGGCACCGAGCAGGGTCTCCATCATCGTGATGACGAAGGCGTTGCCGCAGGCGATGACGAAGTTCGGGCACCAGTTGCGAAGGGTGGCATCCACCAACGCGACATTGTCGCCGAGCGCGCCGACGAGTTCGCTCATCACGCCCGACTGGTAGCCTTCGTAGGAAATCTCCACGCCAAGCCCGAGCTCGCTCTGCAGCACGTCGGGCAGGAAGGCGAGGTAGAGGCTGCCGAAATCCTGGCTCAGCCGCTCCAGCGTCTTTTGGTCGCCGAGCGAGCCGGTCAGGCGGGCAAGAAGCGCCCGTCCCATGGCCGGCTGCTGTTGCGAAGCTTGGGGATTGCTGTTCTGCATGATCGTCACGCTGCCTTCGTGTCGCCGCCGGGTTTCATCATTTCCTGCTCGACCGAGTCGATCGAAGGACGGTCGGACGAGGAGATCGTCTTGCGGCCGTATTCAAGCGCCACCTGCGGTACGGAGCCGTTCATGTAGGCAAGCAGGGTCTGCTTGACGATGATATAGAGCCGATGCTGCTTGGTCCGCACGATCTTGATCTGCGACACGAGCGGGTTGCAGAGGCAGTAGGAAAGGAAGATGCCGAGCATCGTGCCGACCAGTGCCGAGCCGATCAGGCCGCCGAGCACTTCCGGCGATTCATTGATATGGCTCATGGCCTTGATGACGCCGAGAACGGCGGCGATAATACCGAGTGCGGGGAAGGCGTCGCCCATCAGCTGGATCGCGTGATAGGGCTTCAGCCGGTCATGCAGGATGGTTTCGATTTCCTCGTCCATCAGCGCCTCGATCTCGTGCGAGCGGGCATTGCCGATGATGATCAGTCGAACGTAATCGCAGATGAACGCCGTCAGCTCGGTATCCTTGAGAACCATCGGGGCGGACTGGAAGATCGAGGATTCCTGCGGATTGTCGATATGCGCTTCGATTTCGTTACGCGACTTCGTCCTCAGGTCACGCATCAGCGAGTAGAGAACGCCGAGCACTTCCAGATAGGCCTTTTCCTTCGGCACGGCACCCTTGAAGGCCTCGCCGATCGCCTTGCCGGAATCCTTCAGCACCTTCATCGGATTGGCCATGACGAAACTGCCGACACCGGCGCCGCCGATGACCATGAGCTCGAACGGCTGCATCAACAGGCCCACATGGCCGCCCATGGCCATGAAGCCGCCAATGATACAGCCAACGGTGATTACCAATCCGATAATAAGATTCATAGTAAGCTCGCATCCAACGCTTTTGCTTGAATAGACTGATAAGGCGTCTGCCTTGCGTGAGACTGTTGTGGTCTGGTCCGGCTAAACTGGCTTTGCGGGCCGCAGCGTCTCATTCGCTGTAGATCTTTCCCGCAGACGTGACGATTTCCCATTTGCCGCTGCGTTGCCTGAGGCTCGCTAGGCGCGAATTATCCGGCAGCGTAGAACCGATCTGCACCAGGAAAATGCCGCTCGCATTCTCGATCAGAGCGCGGCCGTTTGCAACATGCAGAAGCTTGAAATCGGTGCCGCCGGGGAAGGGCTGGTTCTGGAAGCCGCCCGGCTCGCCCGAACTGTCGGAACCGGACGATGGAATTGCCGCCGTCGTCAGGCGGTCGTCAGCCGGAGGAGGCTCGGTGGTCCTGTCTGCCTCGTCGACAAGCGGATCGCGCATCGCGCCGATACCGGCATCGCCTACGGGACGAATGTGGCTCGCATTGCGCATGCCCTCCCAGCCGGCGACGTTGACGCCGAACTTGTCCTGATTGAAGAACACATACCAGGGGAAGGCCGCACAGAGCATCGAAAAGCCGATCAGCGAGGCGACGATCCATCGGTCTATCGGCTTCGTCACGGCGCTGCCGCCGCTGCGGCGCCGCCTGAATGGTATCTTGCCTGGAAGCTTGGCCATCAGGCACCCCTCTTTCCTGCCGGTACGGCGCGATTATTGCCGGTGAGGGCAGCCTTCAGTGCGTTGGCAAGCTCCGTATAGGCATCGATTACCACCGGATCTCCGGGCGATTGCTTCAGCACGTCGTAGATGATCGGCACCTGCTTGACCGCCATGTCGAGATCGGGATCGGCACCCGGCCGGTAGCCGCCGATCAGGCGCAGGTCCTTCGTCTCCTCGTAGATATTGATCAGGCCTTTCAGCCGCGAAACCAGCCGTTCCTGGTCACCCGTCCAGGCCTTGCGTGCCAGACGCGAGATCGACGACAGCGGATTGACGGGCGGATAGCGGCCCTCGTCGGCCAGCGCGCGGTCGAGCACGATATGGCCATCGAGGATACCGCGGGTCGAATCGGCGATCGGGTCGTTGTGATTGTCCCCGTCGACGAGGATCGAGATGATCGCCGTGATCGTTCCTGCACCCTCCATGCCGGGTCCGGCACGTTCCAGCAGCCGCGGCAGCTCGGTGAAGACGGAAGCGGGATAGCCGCGCGCAACCGGCGGCTCGCCGGCTGCGATCGCGACCTCGCGGATGGCATGGGCGAATCGCGTCACGCTGTCGGCGATGAAAAGCACGTTCTGGCCCTGGTCGCGAAAATGTTCGGCGATCGTCATGCCGACCAGCGGCGCCATCTTGCGCAGCATCGGGCTCTCGTCGCTGGTGGTGACGACGATCACAGCCTTTGCGACGTTCTTGCCGAGCGTGTCCTCGATGAATTCGCGCACTTCACGGCCGCGTTCGCCGACAAGCGTGATCACCACGCGGTCGAAGGCATCGGCCTTTGCAAGCATCGACAGCAATGTCGATTTGCCGACGCCGGACCCGGCGAAAACCCCGAGACGCTGGCCATAGCAGATCGGCGCGAAGATATCGATCGCCTTGACGCCGGTACGGAACGATGTGTCCACGCGTCTTCGGGTCATCGACGGCGGCGGCTGGCTATTGATCGAGCGCTGCACTGGGCCTTCACGAAGCGGCCCCTTGCCGTCGATCGGGCGGCATAGCGAGTTGATCGTCCTGCCGCACCAGCTGTCGCTCGGCGCGAGCCGGAATTCGCCGGTGCGCAGCACCAGGTCGTCGACGCCGATCGGCGCACCCGGTTCGATCGGGCAGACATAGATGAGGTCGGGCTCGACGCGCACGACCTCGCCCATATGCAGGCCGGTCGCGCTCTGGTGAGAGACGAATTCGCCGAGGCGCACGTGCCGGGACAGGCCGCTGACCGTATAATAACCGGCGGCGATCATTCTCACCCGGCCGCCCCAGGAGAGAACATGCGCGGGATCGGCATAAAGGGCTGCCATATCGGCAAGCCGGTCCAGACGGTTCATTGCCACCGGCTGGAAATCCTCGGGCTGGGCTGCGGTCATCATTACTGTGTCCGTCAGCTGGTAACGCCGCCAAGCGTCTTCATCGCTTCAGAGAAGGTGTCTTCGCTCGTGCTCATCAGCGACGAGATGCTTTCAAAGGCGCGGTTGACCTGAATGAGCTGCGTCATCTCGCCGATGGCATTGACGTTGGACTGCTCGAGAAAGCCCTGCATCACGCCCACGCCCATCGTGTCGACCACCGGCTGTGGCGTTTCGGTGGAGACCACGCCGCTGTTGTCGGTGCGATAAAAGCCCTTGCTCAGATCGGCGGTAAAGACGCCGATCTGCCCGACGGTCCGGCCATTCTGGTTGATACGGCCATCGGTGCCCACCTTGGGCGAACCACCGGTCGGGTCGAGTTGGATCGGACCTCCTCCCGAATCGAGCACCGGATAACCCAGTACCGAGACCAGGCTGCCGTCGAGCGACATGGAAAAGCGGCCGTCGCGGGTCAATACCGGCCCCTGCGGCGTCTGGACCTGGAACCATGCGTCGCCTTTGACGGCGAAGTCGAGCGAGTTGCCCGTCTGCTCGACGTCGCCGGTCTTCGTCGACAGATAGTCGTTACCCTGCGTGACGAAAGCCACCTTGGTATTGTTCTGGTTCTTCGTCTGGCTGAGAACCTGATCGAACTTCACCTCCGTCGCGCGAAAGCCCGTCGTATTCATGTTGGCGATGTTGTCGGAGATCGTGGTGAGGCGATGTTCGAGCGCGATCTGGGACGAAAGGCCGACATAGAGACCGGATTGCATGTGTGGCTCCTGATTTAAAGGATACGCCGCATGCCCTCGCGGGGGAGAGCTCTGGCAAGTTCGGGAACACAGTTAAGTGCCCGGCCTTGCGCGAACCTGTTTGACGAGAACGAAGGGATTTCCGCTGTTTTCCGTCGAAATCTGAAGCCGGCCCCTACCGCAAGTCCCGCGCAAGATTGTCCCTCTAGCGTCCTGGACGACAAGATGGAGAACACCCATGACCACCCAGCCGATCCAGTTGTTCGAGCTTGCGTCTCGGCAGGCAGAATGGCTGTCCGTCAGACAGCAGGTTGTCACGACGAACGTCGCCAATGCCAATACCCCGAAGTTTCATGCGAAGGATGTCACTCCGTTCGACGCGGAGTTGAAGTCCACCAGTGGCATGGGCCCGATGGCAATGGCGCGCACCAACCCGGCGCACATGGTCGCCGACATCGCCGGTAACGGCGAGGTCGAAGTCAAGGATGGCAAGCTCGATCAGGAAATCGGTGTCCAGGAATCGGGCAACACCGTCGCCCTGGCGACTGAAATGACCAAGATGGGCGACATCAAGCGGCAGTTCGATCTGAACACGCAGCTCGTCGGCTCGATGAACAAGATGATGCTGGCGGTACTGGGCAAGTAAGATGGATTCACTGATCGCTTCGATGAAGATCGCCGGCAGCGGCCTGGAGGCTCAGTCCACTCGCCTGCGTGTCGTTTCCGAAAACATCGCGAACGCCCGCACCACCGGCGACACTCCCGGTGCGGATCCCTATCGCCGCAAGATCATCACCTTCGGTGACGAGATGGACAAGGTCGCAGGCGTCAACATGGTCGACGTCAAGAAGATCGGCACGGATCAGGGCAAGTTCACCGAGGAATATGATCCCGACCATCCGGCCGCCGACGAGCACGGAATGGTCAAGTATCCGAATGTGAACGTGATGATCGAAATGGCCGATCTTCGCGAAGCCAACCGCAGTTACGAGGCTAACCTGCAGAGCATCAAGCAGACGCGGGACCTGATCTCGTCGACAATCGATTTGTTGAAAGGTTAATGATGATCGATAGCATTTCAAGCATCGGTTCGCTGACGAAGTCCAACGGTCTCGACCAGACGGAAAGCACCGGCACCAGCCTCACGGATATGCTCGGCACGGCAGCCGGCACGGTCGCCACCGGCGTCGCCGGCCCGTCTTTCGGCAGCTATCTGGCCGATGCCGCCAAGGGCGCTCTCGACACCGTCAAGAACGGCGAGGCCATGTCCTTTGCCGGAATCCAGGGCAAGGCATCCACTCGTGAGGTTGTCGATGCCGTGATGGACGCGAACCGCACCCTTCAGACCGCGATCGCGGTCAGGGACAAGGTCGTCTCCGCGTTCCTCGACATCACTAAAATGCAGATCTAGAAAGCAGGGGTTATACCGTCATGAGAGCACTCGCTATTGCCGCTACGGGTATGAACGCCCAGCAGACCAACCTGGATGTCATCGCAAACAACATCGCCAACATCAACACGACCGCCTTCAAGCGCGGCCGTGCGGAATTCACCGATCTTCTTTATCAGACGGAACGAGCAGCCGGCCTTGCCAACCGTGCCGACCAGGCGATCGTACCGGAAGGCGCCAATATCGGTCTCGGCGTGCAGACGGTTTCCACCCGCAAGCTGTTCGAACAGGGTGAGCTGACCCAGACCAGCAACGATCTCGACGTCGCGATCGTCGGCCATGGCTGGCTGCAGGTCCAGGGCACCGACAACACCACGGTCTATACGCGTGCAGGTTCGTTGAACAAGGATGCCAACGGACGTCTGGTGACCTCCGACGGCTATGCTGTCATTCCTCAGATCACCATTCCGAACGATGCGACGGAAGTGACGATTTCGGAAGACGGTACCGTTGCGGCCCGTATCGGCGATGCCGACACCACGACCAATCTGGGTCAGCTGCAGCTTGCACTCTTCGCCAACGATGCCGGCCTGCGGCCGATGGGCGACAATCTCTTCGGCGTCACGGATGCATCCGGCGATGCCGTCGTCGGCAACCCGACGGACACCGGTTATGGCTATCTCAAACAGGGATACCTGGAAGCGTCCAACGTCGATTCCGTCAAGGAAATCACAGACCTGATTGCCGCGCAGCGCGCCTATGAAATGAACTCGAAGGTCATCACCACGGCCGACGACATGGCCAAGATCGTCAGCCAGAATCTGAAGTAACGAAAACGGACGGGGCAAACATCATGTTTCCTGAGAGGAATGCATTTCGGTCGGCTGTCGGCAGCGCAATTCTTGCGCTGCTCTTCATCGCGGGTGCCGGATCTCAGCACGCGATTGCCCAGACCTTGTATGCAGTCGTACCGACATCGACGATTTTCCCTGGCGATACCATCTCCGCCGGGCAGGTAACTGAGGTCGAGGTAACCAATCCGAACCTTGCGGGTGGTTACTCCTCTGACTTGAGCCAGGTTGTCGGCAAGGTGTCGAAGCGCACGCTGGTGCCGGGCCGGACCATCCCCGTCGCCTCGCTGCGCGATCCCTTCACCGTCGAGCGCGGCAAATCCGTCCGCATCCTGTTCAATGT
Protein-coding sequences here:
- a CDS encoding helix-turn-helix transcriptional regulator, with the protein product MGYSRGGTADGPGSIQYLRLQRGSSRSDIFPKLIAMQKSLKARNFAVFRITGAGLPNKRKLVCELENWGTGAGEERVRLLHEVEDILLDHIEMSLLPLIWNGSGAASVANAGEFAPLIRRLEPTGLSFAGLVFPVRLGALGNGYVAFFGDQLELTADLVIEQHVHSSQIMMDLLALDERRSVPSESLSEREITCLQLAGDGRISEEIAEKLGLSVHTVNAYLGSATIKLDSVNRIQAIAKAIRLGYIT
- the flhB gene encoding flagellar biosynthesis protein FlhB, with amino-acid sequence MSDDQDKDSKTEAPTEKKIRDAFAEGNIPTSREVPIFASALAFYIYLVFFLPKGAARLAETLRDIFEEPDQWTIQSASDLVSLAVRLAWDVSGMLLPVAVLFIAFGIGSNVAQHMPQFVLKRITPQAERISIVKGWGRLFSVQGLVEFGKSLFKIIIVSIIMVVILHNDYFRSIDALFSDPQVIIVTMMRVMKKIMIVILFATAIVAVADFFWTRHHWYTMMRMTKQEVKDEFKQSQGDPIVKARIRSIGRDRARRRMMANVPRATLVIANPTHYAVALRYAQGESDAPVVLAKGQDLVALKIREVAEANNIPIFEDPPLARSMFAQVTVDGIIPPPFYKAVAELIHKVYALRARRGQRR
- the fliG gene encoding flagellar motor switch protein FliG, which translates into the protein MMDFEDFGGGALTDKPLSQAEKAAAVLLAMGKNVAGKLLKYFTQAELQAIIAAAQTLRTIPPNELGQLVNEFEDLFTEGAGLMDNAKVIESILEAGLTPEEVDGLLGRRMAFQSYEESIWDRLQEAEPDFIAAFLLREHPQTVAYILSMLPSGFGAKVLLKLPDGQRADIMNRTVNLKNVNPKAAQIIENKVVDLISEIEREKNSAGPIKVAELMNELTKPDVDTLLTSLEEISQEAVNKVRPKIFLFDDILLMPQRSRVLLLNDISGEVITMALRTSSPALRESVLSSLSPRARRMIESDLQVETPGTNPREIAIARRAIAQEALRLANSGQIMLKEKEAEDAGAAA
- the fliN gene encoding flagellar motor switch protein FliN produces the protein MATKKTASTEDNALDTSGSDFDFDNAVNDLRGVMKHDADGTAPSADDSFGFDFPAGAETSPELPSFGSDAGAGGDFDFPAGDTGGKAGSGLHTNLDLIMDIPIDVHVVLGTSRISVSNLMNLQEGAVVALDKKIGEPVDITVNGRRIARGEITVLEDDDTRFGVKLIEVMSSRTS
- a CDS encoding FliM/FliN family flagellar motor switch protein, yielding MQNSNPQASQQQPAMGRALLARLTGSLGDQKTLERLSQDFGSLYLAFLPDVLQSELGLGVEISYEGYQSGVMSELVGALGDNVALVDATLRNWCPNFVIACGNAFVITMMETLLGAMPETIFQPPTRQLSQIELELSVVVFDKIAQVLRSGVNAPGGFEPSIEPPHNADARLKPEEDAADPFAVSIRIGIKLGKVTSDFFLVIPQQYLLKTTVTLPKPKGELSRDHEKWTESMSEQVRRSRVTLEAKIPLEALTLATISKLVAGDVIAFRDSEEIVVDVSANGREMYNCEFGRSGENYTVRVKENVSNENDILKHLLG
- the motA gene encoding flagellar motor stator protein MotA; its protein translation is MNLIIGLVITVGCIIGGFMAMGGHVGLLMQPFELMVIGGAGVGSFVMANPMKVLKDSGKAIGEAFKGAVPKEKAYLEVLGVLYSLMRDLRTKSRNEIEAHIDNPQESSIFQSAPMVLKDTELTAFICDYVRLIIIGNARSHEIEALMDEEIETILHDRLKPYHAIQLMGDAFPALGIIAAVLGVIKAMSHINESPEVLGGLIGSALVGTMLGIFLSYCLCNPLVSQIKIVRTKQHRLYIIVKQTLLAYMNGSVPQVALEYGRKTISSSDRPSIDSVEQEMMKPGGDTKAA
- the fliI gene encoding flagellar protein export ATPase FliI, whose amino-acid sequence is MNRLDRLADMAALYADPAHVLSWGGRVRMIAAGYYTVSGLSRHVRLGEFVSHQSATGLHMGEVVRVEPDLIYVCPIEPGAPIGVDDLVLRTGEFRLAPSDSWCGRTINSLCRPIDGKGPLREGPVQRSINSQPPPSMTRRRVDTSFRTGVKAIDIFAPICYGQRLGVFAGSGVGKSTLLSMLAKADAFDRVVITLVGERGREVREFIEDTLGKNVAKAVIVVTTSDESPMLRKMAPLVGMTIAEHFRDQGQNVLFIADSVTRFAHAIREVAIAAGEPPVARGYPASVFTELPRLLERAGPGMEGAGTITAIISILVDGDNHNDPIADSTRGILDGHIVLDRALADEGRYPPVNPLSSISRLARKAWTGDQERLVSRLKGLINIYEETKDLRLIGGYRPGADPDLDMAVKQVPIIYDVLKQSPGDPVVIDAYTELANALKAALTGNNRAVPAGKRGA
- the flgF gene encoding flagellar basal-body rod protein FlgF, whose product is MQSGLYVGLSSQIALEHRLTTISDNIANMNTTGFRATEVKFDQVLSQTKNQNNTKVAFVTQGNDYLSTKTGDVEQTGNSLDFAVKGDAWFQVQTPQGPVLTRDGRFSMSLDGSLVSVLGYPVLDSGGGPIQLDPTGGSPKVGTDGRINQNGRTVGQIGVFTADLSKGFYRTDNSGVVSTETPQPVVDTMGVGVMQGFLEQSNVNAIGEMTQLIQVNRAFESISSLMSTSEDTFSEAMKTLGGVTS
- the flgB gene encoding flagellar basal body rod protein FlgB — translated: MTTQPIQLFELASRQAEWLSVRQQVVTTNVANANTPKFHAKDVTPFDAELKSTSGMGPMAMARTNPAHMVADIAGNGEVEVKDGKLDQEIGVQESGNTVALATEMTKMGDIKRQFDLNTQLVGSMNKMMLAVLGK
- the flgC gene encoding flagellar basal body rod protein FlgC, whose protein sequence is MDSLIASMKIAGSGLEAQSTRLRVVSENIANARTTGDTPGADPYRRKIITFGDEMDKVAGVNMVDVKKIGTDQGKFTEEYDPDHPAADEHGMVKYPNVNVMIEMADLREANRSYEANLQSIKQTRDLISSTIDLLKG
- a CDS encoding flagellar hook-basal body complex protein FliE, with amino-acid sequence MIDSISSIGSLTKSNGLDQTESTGTSLTDMLGTAAGTVATGVAGPSFGSYLADAAKGALDTVKNGEAMSFAGIQGKASTREVVDAVMDANRTLQTAIAVRDKVVSAFLDITKMQI
- the flgG gene encoding flagellar basal-body rod protein FlgG — its product is MRALAIAATGMNAQQTNLDVIANNIANINTTAFKRGRAEFTDLLYQTERAAGLANRADQAIVPEGANIGLGVQTVSTRKLFEQGELTQTSNDLDVAIVGHGWLQVQGTDNTTVYTRAGSLNKDANGRLVTSDGYAVIPQITIPNDATEVTISEDGTVAARIGDADTTTNLGQLQLALFANDAGLRPMGDNLFGVTDASGDAVVGNPTDTGYGYLKQGYLEASNVDSVKEITDLIAAQRAYEMNSKVITTADDMAKIVSQNLK
- the flgA gene encoding flagellar basal body P-ring formation chaperone FlgA, translated to MFPERNAFRSAVGSAILALLFIAGAGSQHAIAQTLYAVVPTSTIFPGDTISAGQVTEVEVTNPNLAGGYSSDLSQVVGKVSKRTLVPGRTIPVASLRDPFTVERGKSVRILFNVGGLTISASGSSMQDAMTGESIKVRNVESGVIVTGTVRPDGNVEVAQK